A section of the Echeneis naucrates chromosome 12, fEcheNa1.1, whole genome shotgun sequence genome encodes:
- the hwa gene encoding protein huluwa encodes MSQTKQTTPSNVTEGHPVTDLTLVVLLLIPCVIILLLLNCLFLGYKLLMLSKISVRRKSQDAEEMLLQSTLRRVTSVGPLQAGRREYMSVSEPVLPHPVTSSRASSRERAVVDHRTRLLRPDGATGSWSLRAPSTIRTASPAAGFTPRLDLPSRTHSAGKAGWCRSAPLLPQSSESEAETRGNLVPPNSPMLETEHVGYICQSSSYQMLTDVNPGVAVHVLDKANMECEYTSPPSETSCLSTSAVGPGLDSDFGASAGVSLRILSADSDGLSNGVLASALEWDYYDPCYVKQNNVPKHKHHRPAVHTKQYWV; translated from the exons ATGTCGCAGACAAAGCAGACCACCCCATCTAATGTGACGGAAGGTCATCCTGTGACAGACCTCACTTTGGTCGTGCTTCTGCTCATTCCCTGCGTgatcatcctgctgctgctcaactGCCTCTTCCTGGGTTACAAGTTACTGATGCTGTCAAAGATCAGCGTCAGGCGGAAGAGCCAAGACGCAGAGGAGATGCTTTTGCAGTCCACCTTGCGGAGAGTCACTTCAGTCGGCCCGCTGCAGGCCGGGAGGAGGGAGTATATGTCCGTGTCGGAGCCGGTCCTGCCCCATCCTGTCACCTCATCCAGGGCTTCATCCAGGGAGAGGGCCGTGGTGGATCACAGGACCCGGCTCCTGAGGCCGGATGGGGCCACCGGCTCATGGTCCCTGAGGGCGCCGAGCACGATCCGGACCGCCTCCCCAGCAGCTGGGTTCACCCCAAGACTGGACCTGCCATCTCGGACACACAGCGCCGGTAAAGCGGGCTGGTGCAGGAGCGCACCGCTTCTGCCGCAATCCAGTGAGTCTGAGGCTGAAACCAGAGGGAACCTGGTTCCGCCAAACTCTCCCATG CTGGAGACAGAACATGTGGGTTATATTTGTCAGAGCAGCTCTTACCAGATGCTGACAGATGTGAACCCAGGTGTTGCAGTGCATGTGTTGGACAAAGCAAATATGGAGTGTGAGTACACCAGCCCACCTTCAGAGACGTCCTGTCTGAGCACATCTGCAGTAGGTCCTGGACTCGACAGCGACTTCGGTGCAAGTGCAG GTGTCTCCCTGCGGATTCTGTCGGCAGACAGTGATGGTCTGTCCAACGGTGTGCTGGCTTCAGCTTTGGAGTGGGATTATTACGACCCCTGCTACGTCAAACAGAATAATGTTCCCAAACATAAACACCACAGGCCTGCAGTGCACACCAAGCAGTACTGGGTGTGA